A stretch of DNA from Eschrichtius robustus isolate mEscRob2 chromosome 12, mEscRob2.pri, whole genome shotgun sequence:
ACTCTTCAGCTGGAGTTTTAAGCAGAGAACTGGAGATTAGGCACCAGACATAATCTAGAAAGTGGATTTATTTATGACAGTGGCACAGGAGTTGTTGCCCTGTTGCCTGCTTTATATCACCCATGAGCTAAgaatgaattttataattttaagtggCTTTTACCCATCAAAAGAAGATGTGGAAATGTATGAAGTTCAAGTCTCAGTGTCCGTGAAACGCATTTTTTGGCACAGAGTGATGCTCATTAGTTTACGTATCACCTCTGGCTGCTCCTGCATTGCGACGGCAGAGCTGAACTGTTAAGACAGAAACCCTACAAAGGCTGAGATGTTTTCTCTCTGGCCCTAGTTTGGTGCTTGCTCTAGAGGGAGTGATTTAGAGtgcagactctggagtcagatggaACTGGGCTCAAGACTCAGTTCGTGTGCCTGTAAAATGCTGTAGCCGTTTCATGAGAAGAGGTAAACTCAGAAGAGTTGACGTAGGGACTTTTGCCTTCTATCAAGGAGAAATGAGCATAATGAGAAGTTTCTACAGTTCTTTTACTTGACAGTGTAATAATAGGGAATATAAgaatatacctaaagtgaaactttatgaaatatataattgCTGTTACCTTAAGCAACCTTGTCTCAATATTTGCACATGCCTCTTATACTAGAGAGGACTCCTGAGTGCCAGTACCAGCACTCCCAACGCAAACTAGCTTAAACAATGAGGGGAATGGTTTCTCTCTCAAAACTGAAAAACACATGTTTTAAGGCATGTTTAAGGCATGTTTCAAGCTCCACTGCTCTGAAATCTCTGCCTTCTTTCCTGTACTGGCTGTGTCCTCATGCTGGCTGTGGGGACACGGCTGCAGCGGATCCAGACCTCTCATCTTTGTAACACGTGGACACCCCCAACCAGTGAACCAGAGACTGAGCTTCACTCCAGTCGGGCCAATCTCAGGTCTCCCACCAGCCTCAGTGGTAAGGAGAACGGGAGTCAGTCCCACCCCAGTGGCACCAAGGAAAGGCAGGCTGGATGTGGGGAGAAAGCCAACATTGTCCACTATAGGGTTGTGTATAAGATATTacctataggggcttccctggtggcgcagtggttgagaatctgcctgctaatgcaggggacacgggttcgagccctggtctgggaagatcccacatgccgcggagcaactaggcccgtgagccacaactactgagcctgcgcgtctggagcctgtgctccgcaacaggagaggctgcgacagtgagaggcctgcacactgcgatgaagagtggcccccgctcgctgcaactagagaaagccctcgcacagaaacgaagacccaacacagccaaaataaataaataaataaataaaataaaataaaataaaataaagcaaatgccCCTAGGAGAGAGAAGACCGCTAAGAGCTCAAGGTCTTAGTGttcaaacttctttaaaaaaaaaaaaaaataataagatattACCTATAACATCTTTATCAAGAAAACCAGTCCATAATGTACTAGGTATCTCATTTTTAACCTCTCTTTGAAACTAATGccacttttgttttcattaaacTAGCCCTATGCCAAAAAGTTCAACGAGGGTAGCTTGGTTCCTGCCTTAAAGATACAAAACCCTAGGTTGTAGTCCTGACATGTGGGTCCCCAGCATCTGGTTTCTTTCCAGCAACATCAAGAACTAATGAGTCTGAACTACCTGCACTGTGTTAGATCACGTGATCCGATCTGGAAGCTACCCTTGGCCTTCTAGCATTGTGGGTACTGGTACCCTTTGAGGGATTCTTGTATATCAGTACAAATGGAAtcgaaattttaaaatatttccttataaGAAAGCTTTTACCGTTGTTAGTTTGAAGTAACAGCTGTCATCTATAAAGTTGATTGAGGTGTTTATGTGTAAAGAAGCCTACATAATATGATTTGGGCTAATCATAATGTGTTATAGGAGAATTTAGAAATATAATGACCTCTTAATTACCCATAATTGGATTCTCTTtgtaaaaatctaaaacaaataaaGCGAAAAAGCAAAGATCACTCTTAACCTGCAAACCCTTGCATAGAAAGTCTTAAGTTCTTATTGAAATAAAACTGAGCCATCAATGCCAGAAAATCCAGCAAGGagggttttatttctttctatttcaagTATACGGATTCCAAGACTGGCTAGTTATTATGATTCCACACCCTTCAGCACAGTGGGTTTTAGCTCTTACAGTTGCCATTATATAATTAAACATTCCTATCATGCTTAACACTTGTTTCCTAAAATGAACTTTAATTCAACACTGAAAAAGTGCCAAGTCTCATTGAGACATATGAGATTTCTAATCCTTTACAGGATtacagaaatttagaaaatttataaGCTTTACGGCTGACAGATTTTGCTTTCACAGTGTTGAAATGATCACCTCCCTGCCTTTCTTAGCTCCGCGTGCTGACTTTTCTACCATCAAGGTTTATTCTCACTGCGTGCGACTTACAGTGGCGTTAGACCTGGACAGGGTGACAGAGTTTGAGATCCGCTCCTCCCATTAAGGCTTCTGGCTCTAGGAGTGTCCTTCTTTAAATCAAAAGAGCTAATTAGCTTCCTTGAAACATCCTGTTTGCAGTtccctggggaaggggaagctgagacAACCAGCTTAAAGAGATTTTTAATTAGACTAGTGCTTTTTCAGGCAAGAAGTGATTCCGCCTCTGCCTCTGTGAGatagggaagagagagaagctgagcaggaagggcagagaaACGGGAGGACTTTTTGTGTTTTCTAAGCTTAGGATGAGTTAGTTGTAAGTTTCGAGTATTGTGAATTCTCACATCAGCACGTATTTGGTTGCGCTTTCCAAAGCACCGTTTTGAATTATTTGCCACATAGCAAAGTTCGAGCAGAATTTTAGTGGACTTTTTTTTCAGCCAGCCTGCAAGGCCCCCTTGTGATTTTTCAGATTGCTGCTGACAGCATTTGGGTGCATTTTGGGGGACGGTGCACATAACCCTTTCGGTGATGCGGCATCCCCTCAGAGAGGATGCTTCCTAATGCCTCTGTATCCTCCATCTACGGGTCAGCTGAATTTGGTAACTGGAAGCGGAAATGCGAAAGGTGCTCATCTTATCCCTTTTCTCTTCATTCACCTTGAGAGGgaggactttccagcctccactaGAAAAATCTCTGCCGCTAATTAGGAAAATATTGTTAGTGGTTAATAatttactgtttttaattttacaatCAATGATGTTATTTTTAGATACCAAAGTAGTTGTCTTAATGTTAAACTACTCTGCTTGGAATGAAtaatatttacttataaatacTTCTTAGAACTAATGCTGCATATTTAAATTACAGagaatttattttcttagaagaaaactccctcttttctttccttcaggaATGTTACATGACATCTCTGTTGCTTGGTGAGTAATCAGACACGTAAACAGGACCTCAAGAATCAAGCTACATTTAAAGAAGACTTACTTAGAAACACTGGAGAGGACACCATGGAGTGCAAgactgagggaaaagaaaaataccaacaCAGCTTGAATTTACTGAATAAAATTAGGAACATGAAAGAACTAGCAGAGATGATTGATGTTGTACTCATCGCAGAAGGGGAGAAATTCCCTTGCCACAGGCTCGTTCTGGCTGCATTTAGTCCTTATTTCAAAGCGATGTTTACCTGTGGACTACTTGAGTGTACTCAGAGGGAAGTCGTACTTTATGACATCACAGCAGAAAGTGTGTCGGTGATATTAAATTATATGTACCATGCGGCTTTGGAGATCAGTAACGCCAATGTACAGACTGTGGCTATGGCCGCCTATTTTATGCAGATGGAGGAAGTCTTCAGTGTGTGTCAGAAGTATATGATGGACCATATGGATGCCTCGAACTGTGTGGGTATCTATCATTTTGCAAAGCAGATTGGAGCTGAAGATTTAGCTGATCAATCGAAGAGGTATTTATATCAGCACTTTGCTGAGGTGAGCTTACATGAAGAGATACTAGAAATTGAAGTGCACCAATTTCTGACGCTTATTAAATCAGATGACCTGAACATATCCAGAGAGGAGAGCATTCTGGACCTAGTTCTGAGATGGGTAAATCATAACCGAGAACTGCGCACAGAGCATCTTGCGGAACTTCTGAAGCAAGTTAGGTTGCAACTGGTAAATCCTTCTTCTTTAAGACAAGCCCTGAAAAGGAACACAGTGCTTCTGTGTGATGCAAATTGCATTGACATCATTCAAAACGCATTCAAAGCCATCAAGACCCGTCAACAGCACTCTCTCAATCTTCGTTATGGCATGGAGACTACCAGTCTTTTGCTGTGCATTGGCAACAATTCTTCAGGAATCAGGTCGAGACGTAGGAACTACGGAGATGCCAGTTTTTGCTATGATCCTGCATCGCGCAAGACCTATTTCATCTCATCTCCCAAGTATGGGGAGGGTTTAGGCACTGTGTGTACTGGTGTTGTCATGGAAAACAACTCTATCGTTGTGGCTGGAGAAGCAAGCGTCTCTAAACTCTCCAGACAAAAGAGCAAGAATGTGGAAATCTACAGGTTTGTATCTAGCCATATACTTGTAACTTTGTTTTAATTATCTTGCTTTGACATTAGCAGAAGTACTGCTGAGTGATCACATCTTAAGTTACATGTGGTCAGAATTACCCTGTAATCACGTATTTTACATAGATGTAAAATTCAGAACAAAatcatccacattttaaaattatttttctctccctttcattaTTAAGAACATATAGTTGAATGTGCATAAGTTAAATGTATATACTTTATGATTCGTCTGTATATTTTCACTCTTAGCTTTCACTATTCATATGCTATAATTGCTTTGTTTTTGAAAAGCTGAATATAACTTTTAACAAGAAGAAAAGTTTATTAACACTGACGCCTTTGAACTGACTTTTATTAGTTCACAATTCAGAgtaataagtaattttttttcttgaccaAAAAGTACTATTTATCTGTCAGTTTtcattctgtacttttttttttttttttttttttttggctgtgttgggtctttattgctgcacacgggctttctctacttgtggcgagcggggggctactcttcattgcggtgtgtgggcttctcattgcggtggcttctctttgttgcagagcatgggctctaggcgtgcgggcttcagtagttgtggcttgtgggctcagtagttgtggctcgcaggctctagagcgcaggctcagtagttgtggcgcaggggcttagctgctccacagcatgtgagatcttcccggaccaaggcttgaacccgtgtcccctgcattggcaggcgggttcttaaccactgcaccaccagggaagtccttcattcTGTACCCTTAATGAGTGGGTCTTTCCTAAACCTCTAATAGCGTAAAATGTTTGTAGCCTAAGACTTCTTCAATCCTAGAACTGTAAGAGGAACAGGAGTACCTGCCTGCTAAGAAGTAGTGTATGTCTAGGTGCATGTGAGGCCAAAAAGATTTGTTTCCTGTTATTCAGCAAGAATTCAACCCTTAAATCTACCTGTTTGAGTAAGAGTTGTACATGTAGGTCCTTGAGCTCTCCTTACACTCCCTCCACTCTCTGGGCCCTCACAGCAGGGTTTCTCAGActtttcagttgggaagtgattCTCGACAGCAAAGTGGggacagagaaagaatgagaggTCTGCTATTTTCCTGTCATCTCTCCTCATCGCAGTACCTGCTTCAGGCTCTCGGCCCGTCCCGCTGTCACCTTCACACGTTGAGCAAGTGTCCCTTCTTCCCAGCAGTGGGGGCGGGAACACAAGCCCTGGATAGTGACTGGCCCTCTGCCTGTGGTGACAGAACTGTCACTGAGCAGCAACAGGTACAGGCCCTCAGGTGCTTGTGGGAAAGGGGGCATGGGTCTCCTGGGACGGGTCTTCTGGGTCCCTGATACTTGTTTCCTACTTGCTCTTGGCTGGGTGCCCTTCTTTTCACCTTAGAGCCTCCTGTACAAGAACCTCGGGTTCTATAGATACATATTCTCTTCCTCTTAAAGgtagtgcagggcttccctggtggctcagtggttaagaatccacctgccaatgcaggggacatgggtttgagccctggtccgggaagatcccacatgctgcagagcaactaagcctgtgcaccacaactactgagcctgcactctagagcccgcaagccacaactattgagcccgtgtaccacaactactgaagcccacgcgcctagagcccatgctctgcaacaagagaagccaccgcaatgagaagcctgcacaccgcaacgaaaagtagcccccactcaccgcaactagagaaagcccgcgtgcagcaacgaagacccaatgcagccaaaaataaaatgaataaatttttaaaaataaaggtagtCCACAATTTTGCCATCAGAGTTAATTCTTAACAAACGTCCAACCCTCTCAAAGTGTGTGTTTTCATCCTTCAAAGTCTTTCCTCTTAACTGTTTTTGAATGCCTGCTTCCCTTTCTATGCGTGTGTCTAACTACACACcccttgtttcctttctttcctgtcttGAACTCACCCTGGTTCCCATCACCAACGGCTCTTCCACGTTGGTCAGAATTAGGGTAAAAGTATCAGTTGCCCTCCTCATTTCTCGCAATAATGAAACTGTCAGCAGGGCAAATAAGAAGATTATCAGAAGCATTGCTTGAGGCTTAATGTCCTGCAGACATGCCTGCAGGAAAAAAGCACCATCTTCCAACTTCCCTGTCCAGCCTGAAGTAAAACGGTGTCTCTGGGGAAGAACGTAAGAGTTGGCCTAGAACAATGGGGAAAACTTCTGTAATATGATTAACTGTCACGTGTTTGATGCAAAATTTGTTTCCaaacaacaaattttttttcttattttccatattttttctggtttttgttttttgttttgttttagttttgaatTCCAATTATACTTTCTGGATTTTCTAGGACAGAAGtaatttcacatattttatcCCACTGTCCCCATGGGTACTTTTGTCCTCCTTAGACTATCTGTCCTGATCATGATTCGAGAAAGTAGACTTGCCACTGTCAAGAGGCAAGACAAAAGATGGGCACAGACTCATCCATTTGGTGACCATGtaatgctacacacacacacacacacacacacacatgcacacacacagataatTACTTAATGTGCTGGACTCTAGGAGGTGTTGAGACCATATCACCTAGTGTCCCTGCTCTTCTCCCAAGACTCTTCTCAGACCAACATAATTATTCGTGGTAGAAATTACTGAAACTACCATGCCTAGTAGATTAGAATAGCTGTGAGACGCCCAGCAGACACCTACAGTGGGTTTTTATACACTAGCATGCTCTTGACTCTGTTCCAAGCCAGTCAGAACCACAAGAACAATCCTTAAAATTCTATATATCCTGCATCATCCCATTAGAAACCTGAATTTAAATATTTCCAGATTTTCCGCTCTAAACAGATTTCTTTAATGTAGTATTGAAATGAGACTTCTAGTCAACAGAATaggacattttttatttttctttatttttacgtATTCTCTTTTAGCAAATGACTTGCTAAAAGactttcctatttttaattttctttcccagAATTAGGAAATGAAGGCTAGTCCCTGGATAATCTATACTTTTTCAATatattgtttttttctaaaattctctAGGTAGGTGTGGTTGACTGTTTCTGTGTAATTATATTTTGTTCAgcatttctttcccccaaaaaaCACAAACCTGTATCACTGTCTTAtattaatgtttttttcttctccaattaGAAGAACCAAATCATATTGTTTTTCGTTGGAAAGAAACAAGTGCGTTTTTTTGGCAAGTTGTTTTTAGATTAAATCTAATTCTGGGTTCTCTCTCTGTTAATTTACAGGTATCATGATAGAGGAAACCAGTTTTGGGAAAAGTTATGCACAACAGAATTTCGAGAGCTCTACGCTCTGGGCACCGTCCATAACGACCTCTATGTTATAGGAGGacagatgaaaattaaaaaccagTATCTTATTACAAACTGTGTTGATAAGTACTCTGTAGAACGAGACACTTGGAAAAGGGTGTCCCCCCTTCCACTACAGTTGGCGTGTCATGCTGTAGTAACAGTGAATAATAAACTTTACGTGATTGGAGGCTGGACCCCTCAGGTTAAGAAATTTCCTGTGTACCTGACTGGCATGGCTGTGCTGAgtctggctgctctgttgaaaaacGTTGTAGTTGTTGAATACTAAAAGAGTGTGACTCACATTTCGGTAAAATGCCTTCTATGTTATAGAATATTAAATGGGAGATTTTAAAGTGTTAAAGCAGCTTAggagaatgaattttaaagtgtGTTATTCATAGGCATGACTTCATTCAGTATTTGTGCTGTGTTCTTCATAACCCTCCCCATTCTCGCTGACTATGAAGGATGCTTATGCTGAGGGGTTATCTGTACGGAGCATCTAAGTAGGAGGCAAAGAAGCTGGATCCTCATCCCAGTTCTCTCTGCTTTATAGCTGTATGACCTGAGGCGAGGGATTCTTAGGTCTTTTTCATATTAAAGTTCTTACTCTAAGTGGGAAACCAGAATGTTCATCCTGTGATGGCACAACCATCTCCACAAAAGTATACTGCAATTTTAACCTCTTCATGTCTTTGCTGGGCATCAGCAGATAGAGAAACCAGAGACTGCCTTGAAGCCCAGCGAAGGGATGCAAGACAGGATGGAGAAGTCAGCGGAGTGGGACCACAGtggccctttctcttctctttggtgTCCCTCCGAGCGCCCTGGGGCTCTCCCAGAAGTTTCACTCCAGCTGCCTTCTGCCGTGGCCAACCAGTCTTTCTAATAAAGATTAATCTTACCAGCTCACTTTCTGTCCCCATGACataaactaattttattttagcctatatgatttcttctttcaccAGATTCGCTTCATGATAAAACTGGTGCTTTTTAAATCATTTCATAAGCTTAAATTTTGCCTTTTATGATATATCatacttgttttaaaaacaaacttcacatttaatacattttaaaattcatgctaTATATCAAAAAGTAGCTTAGATTTAATCACAGCTAGTAGCTGAAACGTGACAAATTATTTGTAATAAAGCTTTTTCAGAACTATTCATTACATAGTTAATTTTGCATGAATATGCTCCAAAGAAaagcttttctttgcttttttccactaaagtaaatattaaatacttaaattagaaggaaaattaaaacaataaagtcAGTATTTC
This window harbors:
- the KBTBD12 gene encoding kelch repeat and BTB domain-containing protein 12; translated protein: MECKTEGKEKYQHSLNLLNKIRNMKELAEMIDVVLIAEGEKFPCHRLVLAAFSPYFKAMFTCGLLECTQREVVLYDITAESVSVILNYMYHAALEISNANVQTVAMAAYFMQMEEVFSVCQKYMMDHMDASNCVGIYHFAKQIGAEDLADQSKRYLYQHFAEVSLHEEILEIEVHQFLTLIKSDDLNISREESILDLVLRWVNHNRELRTEHLAELLKQVRLQLVNPSSLRQALKRNTVLLCDANCIDIIQNAFKAIKTRQQHSLNLRYGMETTSLLLCIGNNSSGIRSRRRNYGDASFCYDPASRKTYFISSPKYGEGLGTVCTGVVMENNSIVVAGEASVSKLSRQKSKNVEIYRYHDRGNQFWEKLCTTEFRELYALGTVHNDLYVIGGQMKIKNQYLITNCVDKYSVERDTWKRVSPLPLQLACHAVVTVNNKLYVIGGWTPQMDLPDEEPDRLSNKLLKYDPSQDQWTEQAPMKYSKYRFSTAVVNSEIYVLGGIGCTGRDKGQVRKCLDVVEIYNPDGDFWREGPPMPSPLLSLRTNSTNAGAVDGKLYVCGGFHGADRHEVISKEILELDPWENQWNVIAVNALMHDSYDVCLVARKNPRDLIPPPSESVEEGGGH